A genomic segment from Leucoraja erinacea ecotype New England chromosome 39, Leri_hhj_1, whole genome shotgun sequence encodes:
- the pde4a gene encoding cAMP-specific 3',5'-cyclic phosphodiesterase 4D isoform X5, translating into MPLVDFFCETCSKPWLVAWWGQFKRMLNRELTHLSEMSRSGNQVSEYIASTFLDNQNEVDIPPPTPKEREKKSKQPMCQISGVKKLTHSCSLKVTNSSIPRLGVKTQQEEALITELNDLNKWGLNIFRVSEFSNNRPLSCIMYAIFQERNLLKTFQIPVDTFLTYIMTLEDHYHADVAYHNSLHAADVTQSTHVLLSTPALEAVFTDLETLAALFAAAIHDVDHPGVSNQFLINTNSELALMYNDESVLENHHLAVGFKLLQEENCDIFQNLPKRQRQNLRKMVIDMVLATDMSKHMTLLADLKTMVETKKVTSSGVLLLDNYTDRMQVMRNMVHCADLSNPTKPLELYRQWTDRILEEFFRQGDRERERGMEISPMCDKHTASVEKSQVGFIDYIVHPLWETWGDLVHPDAQDILDTLEDNRYWYQSMIAQSPSPPPDEPGRGEETCTDKFQFELTLEEEEPDPSDKERNSAGEEDAGWQSSEELVAGTVGAGGETGLDPNGKDSSPAET; encoded by the exons ATGCCCCTCGTCGACTTCTTCTGTGAGACCTGCTCCAAGCCCTGGCTGGTGGCCTGGTGGGGCCAG TTTAAGAGGATGCTGAACCGGGAGCTGACCCACCTCTCAGAGATGAGCCGGTCTGGCAACCAGGTGTCAGAGTATATTGCCAGCACCTTCCTTG ACAATCAGAACGAGGTGGATATCCCACCGCCCACCCCGAAGGAACGGGAGAAGAAATCGAAGCAGCCCATGTGCCAGATCAGCGGCGTGAAGAAACTGACCCACAGCTGCAGCCTGAAGGTCACCAACTCGTCCATCCCCAGGTTGGGAGTGAAGACCCAGCAGGAAGAAGCACTCATCACG GAACTGAATGACTTGAACAAATGGGGCCTTAACATATTCCGGGTATCTGAGTTCTCCAACAACAGGCCGCTCAGCTGCATCATGTACGCCATCTTCCAG GAGAGGAATTTGTTGAAGACGTTCCAGATCCCAGTGGACACGTTCCTCACCTACATCATGACGCTGGAGGACCATTACCATGCCGACGTGGCGTACCACAACAGCCTGCACGCTGCCGACGTCACCCAGTCCACACACGTACTGCTCTCAACACCCGCCCTCGAG GCTGTCTTCACGGACCTGGAAACCCTCGCTGCTCTGTTTGCCGCCGCCATTCATGATGTGGATCACCCGGGTGTCTCCAACCAGTTCCTCATCAACACCA ACTCGGAGCTGGCCCTGATGTACAACGACGAGTCCGTGCTGGAGAACCACCACCTGGCCGTGGGCTTCAAGCTCCTTCAGGAGGAAAACTGCGACATCTTCCAAAATCTCCCCAAACGCCAGCGGCAGAACCTACGCAAAATGGTCATCGATATG GTGCTGGCCACAGACATGTCCAAACACATGACGCTGCTGGCAGACCTgaagaccatggtggagaccaagAAGGTGACCAGCTCCGGGGTCCTGCTGCTCGACAACTACACGGACCGCATGCAG GTGATGAGGAACATGGTCCACTGCGCTGACCTGAGTAACCCCACCAAGCCTCTGGAGCTGTATCGGCAGTGGACTGACCGCATCCTGGAGGAGTTCTTCCGTCAGGGCGACCGTGAGCGTGAGCGAGGGATGGAGATCAGCCCCATGTGTGATAAACACACTGCCTCGGTGGAGAAGTCACAG GTGGGTTTCATTGACTACATTGTCCACCCTCTGTGGGAGACGTGGGGCGACCTGGTGCACCCCGATGCCCAGGATATCCTGGACACACTGGAAGACAACCGCTACTGGTACCAGAGTATGATCGCTCAGAGCCCATCGCCACCACCAGATGAGCCGGGCCGCGGAGAGGAGACGTGCACAGACAAGTTCCAGTTTGAGCTGAcgctggaggaggaggagccggaTCCATCGGACAAGGAGCGGAACAGCGCTGGGGAGGAGGACGCGGGCTGGCAGAGCTCGGAGGAGTTGGTGGCTGGCACCGTGGGGGCAGGAGGAGAGACGGGGTTGGATCCCAATGGCAAGGACTCATCGCCCGCGGAGACATAA
- the pde4a gene encoding cAMP-specific 3',5'-cyclic phosphodiesterase 4B isoform X4 — MHFSFNEEDIKKQRFTRTLSFDVENGPSPARSPMDAQASPGLVIHPQSQRRESFLYRSDSDYDISPKAMSRNSSVNSDVHTEDLIVTPFAQILASLRSVRNNFTVLANTQGPPNKRSPVAPQPALCTLSDETYQQLAKETLEELDWCLDQLETIQTYRSVSEMASNKFKRMLNRELTHLSEMSRSGNQVSEYIASTFLDNQNEVDIPPPTPKEREKKSKQPMCQISGVKKLTHSCSLKVTNSSIPRLGVKTQQEEALITELNDLNKWGLNIFRVSEFSNNRPLSCIMYAIFQERNLLKTFQIPVDTFLTYIMTLEDHYHADVAYHNSLHAADVTQSTHVLLSTPALEAVFTDLETLAALFAAAIHDVDHPGVSNQFLINTNSELALMYNDESVLENHHLAVGFKLLQEENCDIFQNLPKRQRQNLRKMVIDMVLATDMSKHMTLLADLKTMVETKKVTSSGVLLLDNYTDRMQVMRNMVHCADLSNPTKPLELYRQWTDRILEEFFRQGDRERERGMEISPMCDKHTASVEKSQVGFIDYIVHPLWETWGDLVHPDAQDILDTLEDNRYWYQSMIAQSPSPPPDEPGRGEETCTDKFQFELTLEEEEPDPSDKERNSAGEEDAGWQSSEELVAGTVGAGGETGLDPNGKDSSPAET, encoded by the exons TTTTGATGTTGAGAATGGCCCGTCTCCAGCTCGGAGTCCGATGGATGCACAAGCGAGTCCAGGACTGGTCATTCATCCCCAGAGCCAGCGCCGAGAGTCATTCCTCTATCGGTCGGACAGCGACTACGACATCTCACCCAAAGCAATGTCTCGAAATTCCTCCGTGAACAGTGATGT TCATACCGAGGACCTTATCGTCACACCTTTCGCACAG ATCCTAGCGAGTTTGCGCAGTGTGAGGAACAACTTCACTGTCCTGGCCAACACACAGGGTCCTCCAAACAA GAGGTCTCCTGTGGCACCGCAGCCTGCACTCTGTACCCTATCAG ATGAAACGTACCAGCAGCTGGCGAAGGAAACGCTGGAGGAGTTGGACTGGTGTCTGGACCAGCTGGAGACCATCCAGACCTACCGGTCGGTCAGCGAGATGGCCTCGAACAAG TTTAAGAGGATGCTGAACCGGGAGCTGACCCACCTCTCAGAGATGAGCCGGTCTGGCAACCAGGTGTCAGAGTATATTGCCAGCACCTTCCTTG ACAATCAGAACGAGGTGGATATCCCACCGCCCACCCCGAAGGAACGGGAGAAGAAATCGAAGCAGCCCATGTGCCAGATCAGCGGCGTGAAGAAACTGACCCACAGCTGCAGCCTGAAGGTCACCAACTCGTCCATCCCCAGGTTGGGAGTGAAGACCCAGCAGGAAGAAGCACTCATCACG GAACTGAATGACTTGAACAAATGGGGCCTTAACATATTCCGGGTATCTGAGTTCTCCAACAACAGGCCGCTCAGCTGCATCATGTACGCCATCTTCCAG GAGAGGAATTTGTTGAAGACGTTCCAGATCCCAGTGGACACGTTCCTCACCTACATCATGACGCTGGAGGACCATTACCATGCCGACGTGGCGTACCACAACAGCCTGCACGCTGCCGACGTCACCCAGTCCACACACGTACTGCTCTCAACACCCGCCCTCGAG GCTGTCTTCACGGACCTGGAAACCCTCGCTGCTCTGTTTGCCGCCGCCATTCATGATGTGGATCACCCGGGTGTCTCCAACCAGTTCCTCATCAACACCA ACTCGGAGCTGGCCCTGATGTACAACGACGAGTCCGTGCTGGAGAACCACCACCTGGCCGTGGGCTTCAAGCTCCTTCAGGAGGAAAACTGCGACATCTTCCAAAATCTCCCCAAACGCCAGCGGCAGAACCTACGCAAAATGGTCATCGATATG GTGCTGGCCACAGACATGTCCAAACACATGACGCTGCTGGCAGACCTgaagaccatggtggagaccaagAAGGTGACCAGCTCCGGGGTCCTGCTGCTCGACAACTACACGGACCGCATGCAG GTGATGAGGAACATGGTCCACTGCGCTGACCTGAGTAACCCCACCAAGCCTCTGGAGCTGTATCGGCAGTGGACTGACCGCATCCTGGAGGAGTTCTTCCGTCAGGGCGACCGTGAGCGTGAGCGAGGGATGGAGATCAGCCCCATGTGTGATAAACACACTGCCTCGGTGGAGAAGTCACAG GTGGGTTTCATTGACTACATTGTCCACCCTCTGTGGGAGACGTGGGGCGACCTGGTGCACCCCGATGCCCAGGATATCCTGGACACACTGGAAGACAACCGCTACTGGTACCAGAGTATGATCGCTCAGAGCCCATCGCCACCACCAGATGAGCCGGGCCGCGGAGAGGAGACGTGCACAGACAAGTTCCAGTTTGAGCTGAcgctggaggaggaggagccggaTCCATCGGACAAGGAGCGGAACAGCGCTGGGGAGGAGGACGCGGGCTGGCAGAGCTCGGAGGAGTTGGTGGCTGGCACCGTGGGGGCAGGAGGAGAGACGGGGTTGGATCCCAATGGCAAGGACTCATCGCCCGCGGAGACATAA